Proteins encoded by one window of Chondromyces crocatus:
- a CDS encoding SPW repeat domain-containing protein: MRDQITAVRAINVALGVWLFVSAFAWQHAYAQFTNAWVCGVLCTAFAVMALWVSAARHLNTALGIWVVLSAWVLPSTSTLSVWNSVITGIAIFAVSLLPAVDVTTTPTNAPRG; this comes from the coding sequence ATGCGAGATCAGATCACGGCCGTTCGTGCGATCAATGTGGCGCTGGGAGTGTGGTTGTTCGTCTCGGCCTTCGCGTGGCAACACGCCTACGCTCAGTTCACGAACGCCTGGGTCTGCGGCGTGCTCTGCACGGCCTTTGCGGTGATGGCCTTGTGGGTGTCGGCGGCGCGGCATCTGAACACCGCGCTCGGGATCTGGGTCGTGCTGAGCGCCTGGGTGCTGCCGTCGACTTCGACCTTGTCGGTGTGGAACAGCGTGATCACCGGGATCGCCATCTTCGCCGTGTCGCTGCTTCCTGCGGTGGACGTGACGACCACCCCCACGAACGCGCCTCGCGGCTAG